From a region of the Trichoderma atroviride chromosome 6, complete sequence genome:
- a CDS encoding uncharacterized protein (EggNog:ENOG41~BUSCO:EOG092D3JQ0), with amino-acid sequence MGDKRLNELLRWSVENTTTGENGPSTETNAQVPPPTNLTPELMAALMGGPSDADLMKGSMEIIGDPEVTLENKLIAFDNFEQLIENLDNANNIANLNLWTPLLEHLGSTESELRKMAAWCVGTAVQNNERTQERLLAIGGVTPLIEMALKEDEAEDVRRKAIYALSSAVRNYQPSMDHCTDELNKRGFTAAKTDAADMTAVDVVIHGLREKVKAVANGASE; translated from the coding sequence ATGGGCGACAAGCGACTCAACGAACTCCTGCGATGGAGTGTCGAGAATACCACGACCGGCGAAAATGGCCCCTCCACTGAGACCAATGCCCAAGTACCGCCGCCAACAAACCTCACCCCGGAGCTGATGGCCGCTCTCATGGGAGGGCCCTCCGATGCCGACCTCATGAAGGGCTCCATGGAGATCATCGGCGACCCCGAGGTTACCCTGGAGAACAAGCTCATCGCCTTCGACAACTTTGAGCAGCTCATTGAGAACCTCGACAACGCCAACAACATTGCCAACCTCAACCTGTGGACCCCGCTGCTCGAGCACCTGGGCAGCACGGAGAGCGAGCTGCGCAAGATGGCGGCCTGGTGCGTCGGCACCGCTGTGCAGAACAACGAGCGCACTCAAGAGCGCCTGCTGGCGATTGGCGGCGTCACTCCTCTGATCGAGATGGCGCTgaaggaggatgaggccgaAGACGTCAGACGCAAGGCAATCTATGCGCTGAGCTCTGCGGTTAGGAATTACCAGCCTTCCATGGATCACTGCACAGACGAGTTGAACAAGCGAGGGTTCACTGCAGCCAAGACAGACGCCGCGGATATGACAGCCGTTGATGTGGTCATCCATGGACTCAGGgaaaaggtcaaggccgtCGCCAATGGGGCTTCGGAGTAA